One stretch of Plasmodium yoelii strain 17X genome assembly, chromosome: 5 DNA includes these proteins:
- a CDS encoding early transcribed membrane protein, with amino-acid sequence MKLAKALYFVAFLLAIKVLIPGANNYVEAKPANTKKVVKGKAKGKAKDNGVTKSNKAAIISSIAASVALAIATTFGVMYYQKNGGFEKLLWGNKKDENESLPQDKKEDPTPSKDNLSTTPKRKTPSFTPISDGYKPSNSPNENSNRTPTAPYTVKLN; translated from the coding sequence ATGAAATTAGCAAAAgcattatattttgttgCCTTTTTATTGGCCATAAAAGTGTTAATCCCAGGAGCTAACAATTATGTTGAAGCTAAACCCgcaaatacaaaaaaagtaGTCAAAGGAAAAGCCAAAGGAAAAGCCAAAGATAATGGAGTTACTAAAAGTAACAAGGCTGCAATTATATCTTCAATAGCTGCATCAGTAGCATTAGCAATTGCTACTACATTTGGTGTAAtgtattatcaaaaaaatggaggttttgaaaaattattatggggtaataaaaaagatgaaaacgAAAGTTTACCACAAGACAAAAAAGAAGATCCCACACCCTCAAAAGATAATTTAAGTACTACTCCAAAAAGAAAAACCCCATCATTTACTCCAATTTCTGATGGATATAAACCATCTAATTCACCAAATGAGAATAGCAACAGAACCCCAACTGCCCCATATACtgtaaaattaaattaa
- a CDS encoding tryptophan-rich antigen, producing the protein MDPYYKQLYENSHTAQNEAPSTSRFAPSFTRPSTNPIHDNQDPRSLESQRELRVRKVPIISQKPSLLSSIGASIMCIVANGSNFLSNISPFQLNPFDYEGNSQNPVEYYFDDPIKTEEWKANEWETWKEKIEAEWQTFNDVIERERLKWLTAKERDWSEYTKYVEYKWTHYSPDLEKLIKSDILKRNQTLDEREWDEWMRSEGKELIRKDVEEWIAYNESYLNVWSIKEWVSWRNQIITKWISSEWKREEDEYWARWEENWVKHYNCEERNSWIAWRARINKEMVEWNEWTKKKEEQVIDHRSSSWGRWKTEKQALFDMWLDSFVDEWIKEKHWFIWTSERNDYFARNRYIKFQ; encoded by the exons ATGGATCCATATTATAAGCAATTATACGAAAATTCTCATACCGCACAAAACGAGGCACCCTCTACTTCTCGTTTTGCCCCTTCTTTTACACGACCTTCTACAAACCCTATTCATGATAATCAAGATCCAAGATCACTTGAATCTCAAAGAGAATTAAGAGTGAGAAAAGTTCCAATTATATCTCAAAAACCAAGTCTTCTTAGTTCTATTGGGGCATCAATTATGTGCATTGTGGCAAATGGCTCAAACTTCTTGAGTAACATTTCACcg TTTCAACTTAATCCATTCGATTATGAAGGAAATTCTCAAAACCCCGtagaatattattttgaCGATCCAATAAAAACAGAAGAATGGAAAGCCAATGAATGGGAAACATGGAAAGAAAAAATCGAAGCAGAATGGCAAACTTTTAATGATGTTATTGAAAGAGAAAGATTAAAATGGTTAACAGCAAAAGAAAGAGATTGGAGtgaatatacaaaatatgttGAATATAAATGGACACATTATAGTCCAGATTTAgaaaaacttataaaatcagatattttaaaaagaaaCCAAACATTAGACGAACGTGAATGGGATGAATGGATGAGATCAGAAGGAAAAGAATTAATCAGAAAAGATGTAGAAGAATGGATAGCTTATAATGAATCTTATTTAAATGTATGGAGTATTAAGGAATGGGTATCATGGAGAAATCAAATAATAACTAAATGGATATCATCCGAATGGAAAAGGGAAGAAGATGAATACTGGGCTAGATGGGAAGAAAATTGGGTTAAACATTATAACTGTGAAGAAAGAAATAGCTGGATTGCTTGGAGAGCtagaataaataaagaaatggTCGAATGGAATGAATGGACaaagaaaaaagaagaaCAAGTTATAGATCATAGATCAAGTTCTTGGGGACGATGGAAAACTGAAAAACAAGCATTATTTGACATGTGGTTAGATTCATTTGTTGATGAATGGATTAAAGAAAAACATTGGTTTATATGGACAAGTGAAAGAAATGATTATTTCGCAAGAaatagatatataaaattccaataa
- a CDS encoding tryptophan-rich antigen codes for MEQITEDVNEISNPIVGYYDNSVFQRKSNSLFYIKSFSVVLRIIQLCIAVYTLYRIAKERKNNRSRDNGDESSDEDEDDDADEDDDADEDEDQLSDSNLETYDEEKTTRWKNKEWKKWMKNLEHDWMDFISEINNEKDKWIEKKEKEWNSFLDELENKWNHYNENFDKEFSTNILEDYSNWDDKQWIDWMKTDGIHFIYIQWKAWVLESHSKFANVFVDKWLEWKKNKILSWSMIDWKRKESQKWRDYEKNTWFKFIYFLDTKRYNEYITRTKEEQNQWNAWTKIKDDKFIESVLNEYLSWKDNKHMLYKQWVEKFVNNWISKKQWNVWIEEQNLGHSYIN; via the exons ATGGAACAAATCACAGAAGATGTAAATGAAATATCGAATCCCATAGTGGGCTATTATGACAATTCTGTTTTTCAAAGAAAGAGTAATAGTTTATTTTACATCAAATCATTTTCAGTtgttttaaggattatacaGCTTTGTATAGCTGTGTATACTTTATATAGAATAGCCAAAGag agaaaaaataatcgTTCTCGCGATAACGGTGACGAAAGTAGCGATGAAGATGAAGATGATGATGCAGATGAAGATGATGATGCAGATGAAGATGAAGATCAATTATCTGATTCAAATTTAGAAACAtatgatgaagaaaaaacaacacgatggaaaaataaagaatggaaaaaatggatGAAGAATTTGGAACATGATTGGATGGATTTTATTTCAgaaattaataatgaaaaagataagtggattgaaaaaaaagaaaaagaatgGAACTCATTTTTAGACGAATTAGAAAATAAATGGaatcattataatgaaaattttgataaagAATTTAGTACTAATATTCTAGAAGATTATTCTAATTGGGATGATAAACAGTGGATCGATTGGATGAAAACAGATggaattcattttatttatatacaatgGAAAGCATGGGTTCTAGAAAGCCATAGTAAATTTGCTAATGTGTTTGTAGATAAATGGCTGGAATggaagaaaaataaaatattatcatgGTCCATGATTGATTGGAAACGTAAAGAATCACAAAAATGGCGagattatgaaaaaaatacatgGTTCAAATTTATCTACTTCCTTGATACCAAAAgatataatgaatatataaccAGAACAAAAGAAGAACAAAATCAATGGAATGCGTGGACCAAAATAAAGGACGATAAATTTATTGAAAGTGTattaaatgaatatttaaGTTGGAAAGATAATAAACATATGCTGTATAAACAATGGGTAgaaaaatttgttaataattGGATAAGTAAAAAACAATGGAATGTTTGGATTGAGGAACAAAACCTAGGtcattcatatataaattga
- a CDS encoding PIR protein gives MSLCELPPEELILIFQKYLDELNRLFYYYINISLIYAISHASDEKDVKYYIPYYEKFSQKYNEIAQKCNLYKCNPYCKELYNLGNDYYNARNEFLLRNSKYINKLPTLFKIPQCFKSNNNNNNNGQLECEHTKYLKQENNSNDKLFNSRILFSFMYIFILFFLLIIYKFTSFELWMKSIFRTKIELSDKTEENIQEETNIVKKDTEEGNKENQVTEENGKDKKDEDHPESSNNE, from the exons atgtcaTTGTGTGAATTACCACCAGAAGAATTGATACTAATATTTCAGAAATATTTAGATGAACTTAACCgtctattttattattatataaatatatcattaatttATGCAATATCTCATGCAAGTGATGAAAAGgatgtaaaatattatataccgtattatgaaaaattttcacaaaaatataatgaaattgcACAAAAATGTAATCTTTATAAATGCAATCCATATTGTaaagaattatataatttgggAAATGACTATTATAATGCTCGCAATGAATTTCTTCTACGTAAtagcaaatatataaataaattaccAACATTATTCAAAATACCACAATGTTTCAAAtccaataataataataataataatggacAATTGGAATGTGAACATACGAAATATTTGAAACAggaaaataattcaaatgaTAAACTATTTAACTCacgaattttattttcatttatgtatatatttattctattttttttattaataatttataag TTTACATCCTTTGAGCTTTGGATGAAATCTATATTTAGAACTAAGATCGAACTTTCAGACAAAACCGAAGAAAATATTCAAGAGGAAACAAATATTGTGAAAAAAGACACCGAAGAAGGAAATAAGGAAAACCAAGTGACAGAAGAAAAtggaaaagataaaaaagatGAAGACCATCCAGAGTCAAGTAATAACGAATAA
- a CDS encoding early transcribed membrane protein, giving the protein MKLAKALYFVAFLLAIKVLTPGSNNYVEAKPANTKKVTKSADNAFIKKIKNKKVALISTIAATLALAIATTFGVMHFQKKQDDKKEILESDGKTPLITPRSNSGSDNKNTPPAPETNTKSAPETNTKSAPETNTKPTLEINTKPVPEINTKPVPEINTKPTLSSGNSRAYPPASH; this is encoded by the coding sequence ATGAAATTAGCAAAAgcattatattttgttgCCTTTTTATTGGCCATAAAAGTGTTAACCCCAGGATCTAACAATTATGTTGAAGCTAAACCCgcaaatacaaaaaaagtaACAAAAAGTGCTGATAAtgcatttattaaaaaaattaaaaataaaaaggttGCACTTATATCTACAATAGCTGCAACATTAGCATTAGCAATTGCTACTACATTTGGTGTAATGCACTTTCAAAAGAAACaagatgataaaaaagaaatattagAATCAGATGGAAAGACACCCTTAATCACTCCACGTTCAAACTCAGGAtcagataataaaaatacaccACCCGCACCAGAAACTAATACAAAATCAGCACCAGAAACTAATACAAAATCAGCACCAGAAACTAATACAAAACCAACACtagaaataaatacaaaaccAGTACCagaaataaatacaaaaccAGTACCagaaataaatacaaaaccAACACTATCTAGTGGTAATTCAAGAGCTTATCCACCAGCATCACACTAA